One window of the Rosa rugosa chromosome 3, drRosRugo1.1, whole genome shotgun sequence genome contains the following:
- the LOC133735659 gene encoding uncharacterized protein LOC133735659 codes for MCNLSIKISFVGLKLLRHTSLYFAEYTALFLSILLVVRALSVLKLQKGNQMPEDYPRSFREAAAVFQHAQVYDSDKKIVKHMRPIPQELVESLDGELDFLGSYFFVIYFFLLSG; via the exons ATGTGCAACCTTAGTATCAAGATATCGTTTGTAGGACTAAAGCTTTTGAGACACACAAGCTTGTACTTTGCAGAGTATACAGCACTCTTTTTGTCTATTCTTTTAGTCGTAAGG GCTTTATCAGTTTTGAAATTGCAGAAGGGCAATCAAATGCCTGAAGATTACCCCAGATCTTTCAGAGAAGCAGCTGCAGTTTTCCAGCACGCTCAAGT ATACGACtctgacaagaaaattgtcaaGCATATGAGACCCATACCACAAGAGCTTGTGGAGTCCCTTGATGGAGAACTTGATTTCCTTGGATcgtatttttttgttatttatttctTCTTGTTGTCAGGTTAA